Proteins encoded together in one Papaver somniferum cultivar HN1 unplaced genomic scaffold, ASM357369v1 unplaced-scaffold_117, whole genome shotgun sequence window:
- the LOC113329659 gene encoding uncharacterized protein LOC113329659: MKPPPGLPHSPNQVCKLRKTLYGLKQAPRAWFDKLSNVILQYGFTQSAYDSAMFIRKTKRGMVFLLLYVDDMFITGNDLEGISALKLHLSSCFEMKYLGFLRYFIGIEVDKSSSGYFISQVKYATNILQRAGLTDNKTVDTPLELNVKLNCIDGQALPNPTLYRQLVGSFNHLTITRPNISHAVHIVIQFMSPPRSTHFAAVLRILRYIKGTLYQRLHFSSTYNLRLRAYSDSDWAGDATDRRSTTSYCMFLGDSLITRRSKKQTVVSRSSAEAEYITLAHTTSEIVWLQWILGDMGVPVSEPTPLFCDNKAAIHIAHHDVFHERTKHIEIDYHFTRHHFQQGTIALPFVKSEFQIADLFTKSHPSSRLQFLVSKLSMSSRPS; this comes from the coding sequence ATGAAACCACCACCTGGATTACCTCATTCTCCTAATCAGGTGTGTAAACTTCGCAAAACATTGTATGGActtaaacaagcacctcgtgcttggtttgatAAATTATCCAATGTTATTCTCCAATATGGATTCACTCAAAGTGCATATGACTCAGCCATGTTCATCCGGAAGACTAAAAGGGGAATGGTCTTTCTTCTCTTGTACGTTGACGACATGTTCATCACAGGTAATGACTTGGAAGGTATCAGTGCTTTAAAGCTTCATCTCAGCTCTTGTTTTGAAATGAAATACCTTGGTTTTCTAAGATATTTTATAGGTATTGAAGTTGATAAGTCATCTAGTGGATACTTTATCTCTCAAGTGAAGTATGCTACTAATATCCTTCAGCGTGCAGGTTTAACCGACAACAAAACTGTCGACACACCACTTGAACTGAATGTAAAACTCAATTGTATTGATGGACAAGCGTTGCCCAATCCTACGTTATATCGTCAACTAGTAGGCAGTTTTAACCATCTTACTATTACACGACCAAACATCAGTCATGCAGTTCATATTGTCATCCAGTTCATGTCACCTCCAAGATCAACACACTTTGCTGCAGTTCTTCGGATTTTACGGTACATCAAAGGTACTTTGTATCAAAGATTACATTTCTCATCTACATATAATCTTCGTCTACGTGCATATTCCGATTCTGATTGGGCAGGTGATGCTACAGATCGTCGCTCCACCACTAGTTATTGTATGTTTCTTGGTGATTCTCTTATTACACGACGAAGTAAGAAACAAACAGTAGTTTCCCGTTCtagtgctgaagctgaatataTAACTCTCGCTCACACAACTTCTGAGATTGTTTGGTTACAATGGATTCTTGGTGACATGGGAGTTCCCGTCTCTGAACCCACACCTCTTTTCTGTGATAACAAAGCTGCCATTCACATTGCTCATCATGATGTTTTCCATGAGCGCACTAAGCACATTGAAATTGATTATCACTTTACACGACATCATTTTCAGCAAGGAACTATTGCGTTGCCATTTGTCAAGTCAGAGTTTCAAATAGCCGACCTTTTTACGAAATCACATCCTTCTTCTCGTCTCCAGTTCTTGGTATCCAAACTCAGTATGTCTTCCAGGCCATCTTGA
- the LOC113330254 gene encoding beta-hordothionin-like isoform X2 yields the protein MEAGKCVAKAPFGSVIIGVLILGLFIAHASVEARSCCDSKAGRNCYQACVRRTGATKLCARSCGCRFTRENRCPSSHPWANTSNFQNSDNGDEFEEQSNVANENKINEYCKLGCAFSVCKNINTPQDSELDEAVERCNNACFDLCNKNSNIAVVTVA from the exons ATGGAAGCAGGAAAATGTGTAGCAAAAGCTCCTTTTGGTAGTGTGATTATAGGTGTACTCATACTGGGTCTGTTCATAGCACATGCTTCAGTAGAGGCTAGAAGCTGCTGCGATTCCAAAGCTGGAAGAAATTGTTACCAAGCATGTGTTAGACGAACAGGTGCAACGAAACTTTGTGCCAGATCCTGTGGTTGTAGATTTACTAGAGAGAACAGGTGCCCCTCAAGCCACCCATGGGCTAACACTAGCAATTTCCAAAACTCAG ACAATGGTGATGAATTTGAAGAACAAAGCAACGTAGCGAACGAAAATAAAATCAATGAGTACTGCAAGTTGGGGTGTGCATTCTCTGTGTGCAAAAACATAAACACTCCTCAGGATTCAG AATTAGACGAAGCAGTGGAACGTTGTAACAATGCATGCTTCGATTTGTGCAACAAGAATTCCAACATTGCAGTTGTCACGGTGGCTTAA
- the LOC113330254 gene encoding beta-hordothionin-like isoform X1, translating to MEAGKCVAKAPFGSVIIGVLILGLFIAHASVEARSCCDSKAGRNCYQACVRRTGATKLCARSCGCRFTRENRCPSSHPWANTSNFQNSVDNGDEFEEQSNVANENKINEYCKLGCAFSVCKNINTPQDSELDEAVERCNNACFDLCNKNSNIAVVTVA from the exons ATGGAAGCAGGAAAATGTGTAGCAAAAGCTCCTTTTGGTAGTGTGATTATAGGTGTACTCATACTGGGTCTGTTCATAGCACATGCTTCAGTAGAGGCTAGAAGCTGCTGCGATTCCAAAGCTGGAAGAAATTGTTACCAAGCATGTGTTAGACGAACAGGTGCAACGAAACTTTGTGCCAGATCCTGTGGTTGTAGATTTACTAGAGAGAACAGGTGCCCCTCAAGCCACCCATGGGCTAACACTAGCAATTTCCAAAACTCAG TAGACAATGGTGATGAATTTGAAGAACAAAGCAACGTAGCGAACGAAAATAAAATCAATGAGTACTGCAAGTTGGGGTGTGCATTCTCTGTGTGCAAAAACATAAACACTCCTCAGGATTCAG AATTAGACGAAGCAGTGGAACGTTGTAACAATGCATGCTTCGATTTGTGCAACAAGAATTCCAACATTGCAGTTGTCACGGTGGCTTAA
- the LOC113329660 gene encoding uncharacterized protein LOC113329660: MSDVIPKDWMDESDIFSKVYRDGVRYFITFAVRYGYSKSICACPCNKCRNIKNLEIEKVRQHLLEKGIDKRYRMWALHGEKSTNRSTVRSVQEENISEPNRDEGVPEMRRLVDVAFGVHEMADDDISRDEAGQLESLIAEPDFGKQYEKYKVLAEEKLYADHEGNHTTLSAVVELHNIKKIYGISGNAMSSILSTVK, translated from the coding sequence ATGTCAGATGTGATTCCAAAAGATTGGATGGATGAAAGTGATATTTTTAGCAAAGTTTATCGAGATGGGGTTAGATACTTTATCACTTTTGCTGTAAGATATGGTTACTCAAAGTCGATATGTGCCTGTCCTTGTAATAAGTGCCGAAATATAAAGAATCTAGAAATTGAAAAAGTTAGGCAACATCTGTTAGAGAAGGGTATAGACAAGAGGTACCGTATGTGGGCTTTACATGGTGAGAAATCAACTAATAGAAGCACAGTCCGTTCAGTACAAGAGGAAAACATTAGTGAACCAAACAGGGATGAAGGGGTGCCTGAAATGAGAAGATTGGTTGATGTTGCATTTGGAGTGCATGAAATGGCAGATGATGACATTAGTAGGGACGAGGCAGGTCAGTTAGAATCTTTAATTGCAGAACCTGATTTCGGAAAACAATACGAGAAATATAAGGTCTTAGCTGAAGAGAAACTATACGCTGACCATGAAGGTAACCATACAACTCTATCTGCTGTTGTTGAACTTCATAACATAAAAAAGATATATGGTATTTCAGGGAATGCCATGAGCTCTATCTTGTCAACGGTGAAGTAG
- the LOC113329513 gene encoding alpha-hordothionin-like isoform X1: MEAVKCVGKAPLGSVIIVVLILGLFIAQASVEARSCCGSKAGRNCYQACVRRTGATQLCARSCGCRFTRENRCPSSHPWAKISDFQNSVEGGDELEEQSNVADENKINEYCKLGCALSVCRNIASSQESELADEAVDRCYDACFELCNKNSSIAVVTA, encoded by the exons ATGGAAGCAGTAAAATGTGTAGGAAAAGCTCCTCTTGGTAGTGTGATTATAGTTGTACTCATACTCGGTCTGTTCATAGCACAGGCTTCAGTAGAGGCCAGAAGCTGCTGTGGTTCCAAAGCAGGAAGAAATTGTTACCAAGCATGCGTTAGACGAACAGGTGCAACGCAACTTTGTGCTAGATCATGTGGTTGTAGATTTACTAGAGAGAACAGGTGCCCCTCAAGCCACCCATGGGCTAAAATAAGCGATTTCCAAAACTCAG TAGAGGGTggtgatgaattagaagaacaaAGCAATGTAGCGGATGAAAATAAAATCAATGAGTACTGCAAGTTGGGATGCGCGTTATCTGTGTGCAGAAACATAGCCTCTTCCCAGGAATCAG AGCTAGCAGATGAAGCAGTGGACCGCTGTTACGATGCATGCTTCGAGTTGTGCAACAAGAATTCCAGCATTGCAGTTGTCACGGCTTAA
- the LOC113329513 gene encoding alpha-hordothionin-like isoform X2, whose product MEAVKCVGKAPLGSVIIVVLILGLFIAQASVEARSCCGSKAGRNCYQACVRRTGATQLCARSCGCRFTRENRCPSSHPWAKISDFQNSVEGGDELEEQSNVADENKINEYCKLGCALSVCRNIASSQESDEAVDRCYDACFELCNKNSSIAVVTA is encoded by the exons ATGGAAGCAGTAAAATGTGTAGGAAAAGCTCCTCTTGGTAGTGTGATTATAGTTGTACTCATACTCGGTCTGTTCATAGCACAGGCTTCAGTAGAGGCCAGAAGCTGCTGTGGTTCCAAAGCAGGAAGAAATTGTTACCAAGCATGCGTTAGACGAACAGGTGCAACGCAACTTTGTGCTAGATCATGTGGTTGTAGATTTACTAGAGAGAACAGGTGCCCCTCAAGCCACCCATGGGCTAAAATAAGCGATTTCCAAAACTCAG TAGAGGGTggtgatgaattagaagaacaaAGCAATGTAGCGGATGAAAATAAAATCAATGAGTACTGCAAGTTGGGATGCGCGTTATCTGTGTGCAGAAACATAGCCTCTTCCCAGGAATCAG ATGAAGCAGTGGACCGCTGTTACGATGCATGCTTCGAGTTGTGCAACAAGAATTCCAGCATTGCAGTTGTCACGGCTTAA